A single region of the Elizabethkingia sp. JS20170427COW genome encodes:
- a CDS encoding DUF5522 domain-containing protein, translating to MGLKDIKEGEDFYYNEQGYKVFTEKFHFKRGYCCKSGCKHCPYGYDKNTDSFKKKQKNN from the coding sequence ATGGGCTTAAAAGACATCAAAGAAGGAGAGGATTTTTATTATAATGAACAAGGATATAAAGTCTTTACAGAAAAATTTCATTTTAAAAGAGGCTATTGCTGTAAGAGCGGATGTAAGCATTGTCCTTATGGTTATGATAAAAATACAGACAGTTTTAAAAAGAAACAAAAGAACAATTAG
- a CDS encoding 1-aminocyclopropane-1-carboxylate deaminase/D-cysteine desulfhydrase: MLNFPHFKIPIQEIQYKQCTVSIKREDLIHPDISGNKYWKLFYNVNQYLSDLPKSQEAFIITFGGAFSNHIASVAAFGKLYSIPTLGIIRGDELKNEISNNPTLNQAERNGMSFRFVNREDYRDKDRLSTALQLEFPNALIIPEGGTNELAVQGIQHMLTEETKDFNYLCTAVGTGGSISGISKYASDSQKVLGFLSVKDLSLSKKILTLSKRNNFCLLDASLGAYGKISDDLVDFINHFNHRYHIPLDPIYTGKMMKKIFELIDDGYFSSDDKILAFHTGGLQGIKGANLVLEKKKRQKIIFDTPIERFLENNLY, from the coding sequence ATGCTTAACTTTCCTCATTTTAAAATTCCGATCCAAGAAATCCAATACAAACAATGTACAGTATCTATAAAAAGAGAGGACCTTATACACCCTGATATTTCTGGAAATAAGTATTGGAAACTTTTTTACAACGTTAACCAATATCTTTCCGACCTACCCAAAAGCCAAGAAGCTTTTATCATTACCTTTGGTGGAGCTTTTTCTAACCACATTGCATCGGTTGCTGCTTTTGGAAAATTATACTCCATTCCTACCTTAGGAATTATTAGAGGGGATGAACTGAAAAATGAAATCAGCAACAATCCTACTTTAAACCAAGCCGAACGAAATGGGATGTCTTTTAGATTTGTCAACAGAGAAGATTATCGTGATAAAGACAGATTAAGCACTGCACTACAATTGGAGTTCCCTAATGCCCTCATTATCCCCGAAGGAGGAACTAACGAACTTGCTGTACAAGGCATACAACATATGTTAACCGAGGAAACAAAAGATTTTAACTATCTTTGCACCGCTGTAGGCACAGGAGGAAGTATTTCTGGAATCTCTAAATACGCATCTGATTCTCAGAAAGTTTTAGGATTCCTCTCGGTAAAAGATTTGTCACTGAGCAAAAAAATATTAACTTTAAGTAAAAGAAATAATTTTTGCTTACTCGATGCCTCTTTAGGAGCCTATGGTAAAATTAGTGATGATTTGGTGGACTTTATCAACCACTTTAATCACCGATATCATATCCCGTTAGACCCTATCTACACTGGGAAAATGATGAAAAAAATTTTTGAACTTATCGATGATGGTTACTTTTCTTCCGATGATAAAATATTAGCTTTCCATACTGGGGGCTTACAAGGAATAAAAGGAGCCAACTTGGTTTTAGAAAAGAAAAAAAGACAGAAAATTATTTTTGACACCCCTATAGAGCGTTTTTTAGAAAACAATCTATATTAA